In Nakamurella antarctica, the following are encoded in one genomic region:
- the grpE gene encoding nucleotide exchange factor GrpE, producing the protein MKFAKNDPQDVETAAEEEVSDEFAELTAQLAERTTDLQRVSAEYANYRKRIDRDREASVINAKASVITELLSVLDDLDRAQAHGDLTGAFKAVADRLTGSLEKLGLEPFGAEGDAFDPSAYEAVQFGTSPDVTSQVVTSVMRRGFSFKGKLIRAAVVGVTGPEQEAEVVDSERVGSEVADAELVADDEDRADDAASRAEQATNADPGVTAAASEDDK; encoded by the coding sequence GTGAAGTTCGCCAAAAATGACCCGCAGGACGTCGAAACCGCTGCGGAGGAGGAAGTTTCTGACGAATTCGCGGAGTTGACGGCTCAGCTAGCTGAGCGCACTACCGACCTGCAGCGGGTGTCGGCGGAATATGCCAACTACCGCAAACGGATCGATCGGGACCGCGAAGCCTCCGTCATCAACGCGAAAGCCTCTGTCATCACCGAGTTGTTGAGCGTTCTCGACGATCTCGACCGTGCCCAAGCGCATGGAGATCTGACCGGAGCTTTTAAAGCTGTTGCTGACCGGCTCACCGGTTCGCTGGAAAAGTTGGGCTTGGAGCCGTTCGGCGCCGAGGGGGATGCTTTCGATCCCTCGGCATACGAGGCGGTTCAGTTCGGCACCTCGCCCGATGTCACCTCGCAGGTGGTGACATCGGTGATGCGCCGCGGGTTCTCGTTCAAAGGAAAGCTAATTCGAGCTGCGGTAGTCGGAGTGACCGGCCCGGAGCAGGAAGCCGAGGTAGTCGATTCTGAACGGGTTGGCTCCGAGGTGGCGGATGCCGAATTGGTCGCTGATGACGAGGACCGCGCCGATGACGCAGCATCACGCGCCGAGCAGGCGACGAACGCCGACCCAGGCGTTACTGCGGCAGCATCTGAAGATGACAAGTAG